A genomic segment from Saprospiraceae bacterium encodes:
- a CDS encoding heavy metal translocating P-type ATPase metal-binding domain-containing protein produces the protein MTATNCYHCGDDCEADLIIQDDKPFCCEGCKLVYEILQEKDLCTYYAMEPNPGMSLKGRRTTTYAYLEEREVQDKLLDFSNDHIAKVSLFLPNIHCSSCIWLLENLYQLHDGVVHSQVNFPKKTLYLTFEHKLTSLRKIVELLESIGYPPEINFSQLEKAVQPQRSKALTYKLGVTGFLFGNIMLLSFPEYLGLEASLYATGFGYLNILLALPLLLYSGIDYLKSAYLGLRHGHLNIDVPVSLGMLALFGRSMYEILSHAGAGYFDSLAGLIFFLLIGKWFQDKTYHTLSFERDYKSYFPIAVLAKKAGEWVSTPLDKLEIGDELLIKNGELIPTDAILKRGTAHIDYRFVSGEEDLVTKRAGDKIYAGGKQMGEAIEATIVRKIAHSYLTQLWNDQAFKKDKFSGKQSQVASQVAKYFTIAILSVAGLTLLYWWPRDIGTAFNAFTAVLIIACPCAVALAIPFTYGNVLRMLARRQFYLRHTQVIEAIQTISHIVLDKTGTLTDSSQMTFSYQGEALQIAEKRWIKSMVAQSNHPLSIGIAHFLRDLSPVALSSLEEKPGSGLEAEVDGQRIRLGTASFVGSPDESQHKGVFVRINDEIKGQFVYKNHYRKAFPDFIKALQQKAFELSLLSGDNDQERERLFPYFGSAHRLHFRQTPQDKLNYIQRLQDTGAQVLMLGDGINDAGALQQSEVGVVLTENINNFTPASDAILAAEKFEQFPAFIHYIRQSKLVLYLAYAIAAAYNVVGLSYAVQGLLSPVIAAILMPLSSITIVSIGVLGTWLLDRKILGPEDDKSHFWV, from the coding sequence ATGACTGCCACTAACTGCTACCACTGCGGAGATGACTGTGAAGCGGATCTGATTATCCAGGATGACAAACCTTTTTGTTGTGAGGGTTGTAAGTTGGTGTATGAGATTTTACAAGAAAAGGATCTCTGCACTTATTATGCGATGGAGCCCAATCCTGGCATGAGCTTAAAAGGGAGACGAACCACGACCTACGCCTATTTGGAAGAACGAGAAGTGCAGGACAAATTATTAGATTTTAGCAATGATCACATTGCCAAAGTTTCCCTTTTCCTGCCGAACATTCATTGCAGTTCTTGTATATGGTTGTTAGAAAATTTATATCAACTTCATGATGGCGTTGTGCATTCACAAGTTAACTTCCCCAAAAAGACACTATACCTCACCTTTGAGCATAAGCTAACCAGCCTTCGCAAGATCGTAGAACTGTTGGAGAGTATCGGCTACCCTCCTGAGATCAATTTTAGTCAGCTGGAAAAAGCAGTGCAGCCACAGCGTAGCAAGGCCTTAACTTACAAACTTGGTGTTACCGGTTTTCTATTTGGCAATATCATGTTGCTGAGTTTTCCAGAGTACCTGGGTTTGGAGGCCTCTCTATATGCTACGGGATTTGGATACCTAAATATTCTGTTGGCTTTGCCACTATTATTATACAGCGGAATTGATTATTTAAAATCAGCCTATTTGGGGCTTCGGCATGGGCATTTGAATATTGATGTACCGGTTTCGCTAGGGATGTTAGCTTTGTTTGGAAGGAGTATGTACGAAATCCTTAGCCATGCAGGCGCCGGCTATTTTGATAGTTTGGCTGGGTTGATTTTTTTCCTGCTAATAGGCAAATGGTTTCAGGATAAGACCTATCATACCCTATCCTTTGAACGCGATTACAAATCCTATTTCCCGATAGCCGTGTTGGCCAAAAAAGCGGGAGAATGGGTTTCCACTCCTTTGGATAAGTTAGAAATTGGCGATGAATTATTGATAAAAAATGGAGAACTTATTCCCACGGATGCCATTTTAAAGCGTGGAACAGCCCATATTGATTACCGTTTTGTCAGCGGAGAAGAAGACCTGGTTACGAAGAGGGCAGGTGATAAAATTTATGCTGGTGGTAAGCAAATGGGGGAAGCCATAGAGGCAACAATCGTGCGGAAAATCGCACATAGTTATTTAACCCAGTTATGGAATGATCAGGCCTTTAAAAAAGACAAATTTTCGGGCAAACAAAGCCAAGTGGCCAGCCAGGTTGCCAAGTATTTTACGATAGCAATATTGTCAGTAGCCGGTTTGACCTTATTATACTGGTGGCCTCGCGATATAGGGACGGCCTTTAATGCCTTCACGGCGGTTTTGATCATTGCCTGCCCCTGTGCGGTTGCTTTAGCCATTCCATTTACCTATGGTAATGTTTTGCGCATGCTGGCTCGCCGTCAATTTTATTTGCGACATACGCAGGTCATTGAAGCGATCCAGACCATTAGCCATATTGTGCTAGACAAAACGGGCACCCTTACCGATAGCAGCCAAATGACTTTTTCCTACCAAGGAGAAGCCCTTCAGATAGCTGAAAAACGTTGGATAAAATCCATGGTCGCCCAATCAAACCACCCCTTGAGTATCGGTATCGCGCATTTTTTGAGGGACCTAAGCCCTGTCGCCCTAAGCAGCCTGGAAGAAAAGCCAGGCAGCGGGCTTGAAGCGGAGGTGGATGGCCAGCGGATCAGACTTGGTACTGCAAGTTTTGTGGGAAGCCCTGATGAAAGTCAGCACAAGGGGGTTTTCGTTCGCATCAATGATGAAATAAAGGGGCAATTTGTGTATAAAAATCATTACCGCAAGGCCTTTCCTGATTTTATTAAGGCTTTGCAGCAAAAGGCCTTTGAGTTGTCGCTGCTTTCTGGCGATAATGACCAGGAGCGCGAGCGGTTGTTCCCCTATTTCGGCTCCGCTCACCGACTCCACTTCCGACAGACACCTCAAGATAAATTGAATTATATTCAAAGGCTTCAAGACACTGGGGCTCAGGTTTTGATGTTAGGCGATGGCATCAATGATGCCGGAGCCTTACAGCAAAGTGAGGTAGGTGTTGTCTTAACGGAAAACATCAACAATTTTACGCCTGCCAGCGATGCCATTTTAGCGGCTGAAAAGTTTGAGCAATTCCCTGCCTTTATTCATTATATCCGACAAAGTAAGTTGGTGTTGTATTTGGCCTATGCCATTGCTGCGGCTTATAATGTCGTGGGCTTAAGTTATGCGGTTCAGGGTTTATTATCGCCTGTAATTGCTGCTATTTTGATGCCTCTGAGCTCCATAACGATCGTTAGTATTGGCGTTTTGGGTACTTGGCTATTGGATAGGAAAATACTAGGTCCAGAAGATGACAAAAGTCACTTTTGGGTTTGA
- the ccoS gene encoding cbb3-type cytochrome oxidase assembly protein CcoS, whose amino-acid sequence MIIIFLLIGISLFVALGFLIAFLWAVRSGQYEDDYTPSVRILFDQPIIKKDGDH is encoded by the coding sequence ATGATTATTATTTTTTTACTCATCGGAATCAGCCTTTTTGTTGCCTTAGGCTTCCTCATTGCCTTTTTGTGGGCAGTCCGTTCGGGGCAATACGAAGATGATTATACCCCATCCGTGCGCATTTTATTTGATCAGCCTATAATCAAAAAAGATGGAGATCATTAA
- the ccoN gene encoding cytochrome-c oxidase, cbb3-type subunit I, which yields MSKIEQFSYDNAIVKNFAYATVLWGVVGMLVGLIAAFQLIFPALNLGIAETTFGRIRPLHTNAAIFAFVGNGIFMGVYYSLQRLLRTRMYSDLLSKVHFWGWQTIIIAAAVTLPLGITSAKEYAELEWPIDLAIAVVWIVFGWNMFGTIFKRRENHLYVAIWFYIATWITVTVLHVVNNIEVPFSLVKSYPVFAGVQDALVQWWYGHNAVAFFLTTPYLGLMYYFLPKAANRPVYSYKLSIIHFWALIFIYIWAGPHHLLYTSLPDWAQSLGTVFSIMLIAPSWGGMLNGLLTLRGAWDRVRDDAILKFMVVAVAAYGMATFEGPMLSIKSVNAISHYTDWTIGHVHIGTLGWNGMLTFGILYWLLPRIFNTKLYSTKLANTHFWIGTLGILFYAIPLYWAGWTQSLMWKQFTPDGFLQYGNFLETVTQILPMYALRALGGTLYLGGVFVMVYNLVKTVKSGQLVANEAAEAPAREMNVSHKGEYWHRWIERRPVQMLIVSTVLVLIGGLVELFPMMMIDENVPKIASVKPYTPLELEGRDIYIREGCLGCHSQMIRPFRSETERYGEYSKSGEFVYDRPFLWGSKRTGPDLHRVGGKYPDSWHYNHMLDPESMSPGSIMPAYPWLFRRTLNTDYTAAKIKVLQQLNTPYPEGYADIAVEDLKAQAAQVAKRLKGDGVEQEGLENKEIIALVAYLQRLGTDIKPKPQAGE from the coding sequence ATGTCGAAGATAGAACAATTTAGTTATGACAATGCGATTGTCAAAAATTTCGCTTACGCGACTGTCCTTTGGGGGGTGGTCGGTATGCTGGTAGGGCTAATAGCAGCCTTCCAGCTTATCTTTCCAGCCCTTAATTTGGGGATTGCCGAAACGACTTTTGGTCGGATTCGCCCTCTTCATACCAACGCTGCCATTTTTGCCTTTGTAGGGAATGGTATTTTTATGGGGGTTTATTACTCCCTGCAACGTTTGCTGAGAACCAGAATGTACAGCGACCTGCTTTCGAAGGTCCACTTTTGGGGATGGCAGACGATTATCATTGCCGCAGCGGTCACCTTGCCATTAGGGATTACCAGTGCCAAGGAATATGCGGAGTTGGAATGGCCCATTGACCTTGCCATTGCAGTGGTTTGGATCGTTTTTGGGTGGAATATGTTTGGGACCATCTTCAAAAGACGTGAGAACCACCTCTATGTGGCCATATGGTTTTACATCGCTACTTGGATTACCGTGACGGTGTTACACGTGGTGAATAACATTGAGGTACCTTTTAGTCTCGTCAAGAGTTATCCCGTATTTGCTGGGGTTCAGGATGCGCTGGTGCAATGGTGGTATGGCCATAATGCGGTTGCTTTTTTCTTGACAACCCCTTATTTAGGCTTGATGTATTACTTCTTGCCCAAGGCTGCCAATCGGCCAGTCTATTCTTATAAATTGTCGATTATTCACTTCTGGGCCCTGATTTTTATCTATATCTGGGCGGGCCCTCACCATTTATTATACACCTCTTTGCCAGATTGGGCGCAATCTTTAGGTACCGTTTTTTCCATTATGTTGATTGCACCCTCATGGGGCGGGATGTTGAATGGCTTATTGACCTTAAGAGGCGCTTGGGATCGGGTGCGTGATGACGCTATCCTCAAGTTCATGGTGGTAGCGGTAGCAGCCTACGGTATGGCTACATTCGAAGGTCCTATGCTTTCCATCAAATCGGTTAATGCCATCAGTCACTATACCGACTGGACCATTGGCCACGTACATATTGGAACATTGGGTTGGAATGGGATGCTGACATTTGGTATCCTGTACTGGCTACTTCCTCGGATTTTCAACACCAAATTATACTCGACCAAACTAGCCAATACCCACTTCTGGATTGGCACATTAGGCATCCTGTTTTATGCGATACCTTTGTATTGGGCCGGTTGGACCCAAAGTTTGATGTGGAAACAATTTACCCCTGATGGCTTTTTGCAATATGGCAACTTTTTGGAAACCGTTACCCAAATTTTGCCGATGTATGCGCTACGCGCTTTAGGTGGTACGCTTTACTTGGGCGGTGTTTTTGTGATGGTTTACAACTTGGTAAAAACCGTTAAAAGCGGCCAGTTGGTGGCCAATGAAGCCGCCGAAGCACCAGCCAGAGAAATGAATGTGTCACATAAAGGGGAATACTGGCATCGTTGGATTGAACGTCGACCTGTGCAAATGTTGATCGTGAGTACTGTTTTAGTATTGATCGGGGGCTTGGTAGAACTATTTCCAATGATGATGATAGATGAAAATGTTCCCAAGATCGCTTCCGTCAAACCATATACCCCCTTGGAATTGGAAGGGCGGGACATCTACATTCGAGAAGGTTGTCTCGGTTGTCACTCTCAAATGATTCGACCTTTCCGCTCTGAGACTGAACGATACGGCGAATACTCCAAATCAGGCGAGTTTGTTTATGATCGACCTTTCCTTTGGGGGTCTAAACGAACTGGGCCAGATTTACATCGGGTGGGTGGTAAATATCCCGATAGCTGGCACTACAACCATATGCTCGATCCGGAAAGTATGTCTCCAGGCTCTATTATGCCTGCCTACCCTTGGCTATTCCGAAGAACGTTGAATACGGATTATACGGCTGCCAAGATTAAAGTGCTACAGCAATTGAATACGCCTTATCCAGAAGGTTATGCGGATATAGCTGTTGAGGACCTTAAAGCACAAGCCGCCCAGGTGGCGAAGCGCCTGAAAGGAGACGGCGTTGAGCAAGAAGGATTGGAAAACAAAGAAATCATAGCCTTGGTTGCTTACTTACAACGTCTCGGGACAGATATTAAGCCTAAGCCACAGGCAGGAGAGTAA
- a CDS encoding cbb3-type cytochrome c oxidase N-terminal domain-containing protein, which translates to MTLTILGLMVANSLAAQAETASDPHGMEKILGNTLLIVGGVVIAATFGVLIYLVNLLLEAQKIRLLQEHGIEVMEKAGLLQKESLWSRLSKQAWKLVPMEKEKDILFDHEYDGIRELDNSLPPWWVAMFYLTILFAGVYLTYYHFTDYGVNQATEYAMEMETAEAAVQAHLAKQADRVDETNVVALSDAKDIALGETVFTTYCVACHGMSGEGGVGPNLTDNYWIHGGDITAIFKTIKYGVPEKGMIAWNTQLRPVEIQKVASYIMTLIGTNPPNPKAPQGEEVQPVPTDASTSVDPNKTDQGIGINN; encoded by the coding sequence ATGACCCTAACAATTTTGGGGTTGATGGTCGCCAATAGCTTAGCTGCGCAGGCAGAAACTGCGAGTGATCCTCATGGCATGGAAAAAATTTTAGGGAATACCCTACTGATTGTCGGAGGGGTGGTCATTGCTGCTACTTTCGGGGTATTGATCTATTTGGTGAATTTGTTATTGGAGGCCCAAAAAATTCGTTTGTTGCAAGAGCATGGTATTGAGGTCATGGAAAAAGCAGGCCTCCTCCAGAAGGAATCCTTGTGGAGCCGACTCAGTAAGCAGGCCTGGAAGCTGGTGCCCATGGAAAAAGAAAAGGATATCCTTTTCGACCATGAGTACGATGGCATCCGAGAATTGGACAATAGCTTACCGCCTTGGTGGGTAGCTATGTTTTACCTTACCATTTTATTTGCTGGCGTATACCTTACGTATTACCATTTTACGGATTATGGCGTAAACCAGGCCACGGAATATGCTATGGAAATGGAAACTGCCGAAGCTGCTGTTCAAGCCCATTTGGCAAAGCAAGCTGATAGGGTAGATGAAACTAATGTAGTAGCCTTGAGCGACGCTAAGGATATTGCTTTGGGCGAAACAGTTTTTACCACCTACTGCGTTGCCTGTCATGGGATGTCAGGGGAAGGTGGGGTAGGACCCAATTTAACAGATAACTATTGGATACATGGTGGGGATATCACCGCTATTTTCAAAACCATTAAATATGGGGTACCTGAAAAAGGAATGATAGCCTGGAATACCCAACTCAGGCCAGTTGAAATCCAAAAAGTTGCCAGTTATATTATGACCTTAATTGGTACTAATCCTCCTAATCCCAAAGCACCACAAGGGGAGGAAGTGCAGCCAGTGCCTACGGATGCTTCCACAAGCGTTGATCCTAACAAAACAGATCAGGGCATTGGAATAAATAATTAA
- the ccoG gene encoding cytochrome c oxidase accessory protein CcoG, with protein MENKQVETEDFYRDRIATVDAGGKRLWIYPKKPKGPFYAYRKWVSYVLLLFLFGMPFVKVNGDPFLLFNVLERKFILFGVYFAPQDFHLFVFAMLIFVIFIALFTVIYGRLFCGWVCPQTIFMEMVFRRIEYWIEGDANAQRRLNKAPWTLEKVIKKVGKQAIFFILAVLVANTFLAYIIGIDEVLEIATEPIQANLGGFTSMILFSAAFYFVFSYLREQVCTTICPYGRLQGVLLDKNSIVVAYDFVRGEPRGKIRKEKPENAVKLDAGVATVVQKADPIAAIQQQLGDCIDCSLCVQVCPTGIDIRNGTQLECVNCTACIDACDEVMEKVGRPKGLIRYDSDEGIETGKKKILTPRVIAYSVVLTILLVAELLLFMARTDVETLLLRTPGMLFQKVDEEHISNLYNYQIINKTKETFPVEFRLTTDYGKIRLVGQPPQAKENGVTEGALFIDFPLDKLKGRKNKVKVEVYANGKRIDEIKTTFLGPMK; from the coding sequence ATGGAAAATAAACAAGTGGAAACAGAGGATTTTTACCGCGATCGGATCGCCACAGTGGATGCAGGAGGGAAGCGACTTTGGATTTACCCTAAAAAACCCAAAGGTCCTTTTTACGCCTATCGGAAATGGGTGAGTTATGTGCTACTGCTCTTTCTTTTCGGAATGCCTTTTGTAAAGGTAAACGGTGATCCCTTTTTACTGTTTAATGTTTTAGAGCGAAAATTCATACTGTTTGGCGTTTATTTTGCGCCGCAGGATTTCCACTTGTTTGTTTTTGCTATGCTGATCTTTGTCATCTTCATCGCCCTATTCACGGTCATTTATGGTCGCCTTTTTTGCGGTTGGGTATGCCCTCAAACCATTTTTATGGAAATGGTTTTTCGGCGAATCGAATATTGGATTGAAGGAGATGCCAATGCCCAACGTCGTCTGAATAAAGCCCCGTGGACCCTGGAAAAGGTGATAAAAAAAGTTGGGAAACAAGCGATATTTTTTATTCTCGCGGTGCTAGTGGCCAATACCTTTTTGGCCTATATTATTGGCATTGATGAAGTACTTGAAATTGCGACGGAACCTATCCAAGCCAATCTTGGCGGATTTACCAGTATGATTTTGTTCTCGGCGGCCTTCTATTTTGTCTTTTCTTATTTGCGCGAGCAGGTTTGTACAACCATTTGCCCTTATGGCAGGTTACAAGGCGTTTTGTTGGATAAAAACTCTATTGTGGTTGCCTACGATTTTGTCAGAGGAGAACCAAGGGGCAAGATCCGAAAAGAGAAGCCCGAAAATGCTGTAAAACTTGATGCCGGAGTGGCAACGGTCGTACAAAAGGCTGACCCCATCGCTGCTATTCAACAACAATTGGGTGATTGTATCGACTGTTCCTTATGTGTCCAGGTTTGTCCTACGGGCATCGATATCAGGAATGGAACACAGTTGGAATGTGTGAATTGTACTGCTTGTATAGATGCTTGCGATGAGGTAATGGAAAAAGTAGGTCGACCCAAGGGACTTATCCGCTATGATAGTGATGAGGGTATTGAAACAGGCAAGAAGAAAATCCTGACACCCCGGGTAATCGCTTATTCCGTTGTCTTGACGATCCTTTTGGTAGCTGAGCTATTACTGTTTATGGCAAGGACAGATGTGGAGACCTTGCTGCTTCGAACCCCTGGCATGCTTTTCCAAAAAGTGGACGAAGAACACATCAGTAATTTATACAATTACCAAATTATCAATAAAACAAAAGAGACCTTTCCTGTCGAATTTCGATTGACCACCGATTACGGCAAAATCCGCCTGGTTGGCCAGCCCCCGCAAGCAAAGGAAAATGGAGTGACAGAAGGAGCCTTGTTTATTGATTTTCCGCTGGATAAGCTAAAAGGACGGAAAAACAAGGTTAAAGTGGAAGTATACGCCAACGGAAAACGCATTGATGAGATCAAAACGACCTTTTTAGGACCAATGAAATAA
- a CDS encoding FixH family protein, whose product MKINWGTGIAIFYTLFASILVMVVIKSKQYDHSLVVDNYYEEDLHYQSHFDKLVNSQQAGMAVQISLDKATDNIQLVFPKEMGNIKGNIHFFRPSDQKQDFSLGIELNTDNKQQLPANTLAPGLWKLQVDWQSAGKAFFTEQVLVL is encoded by the coding sequence ATGAAAATAAATTGGGGTACCGGCATTGCCATTTTCTACACCTTGTTTGCAAGCATCTTAGTAATGGTAGTGATAAAGTCAAAACAATATGATCATAGTCTGGTGGTGGACAATTATTACGAAGAAGACCTGCACTACCAGTCGCATTTTGACAAATTGGTGAATAGCCAGCAAGCTGGAATGGCCGTACAAATTTCTTTGGATAAAGCAACCGATAATATCCAGTTGGTTTTCCCCAAAGAGATGGGAAATATCAAAGGCAACATTCACTTTTTTCGACCTTCTGATCAAAAACAGGATTTTAGCCTGGGTATTGAATTAAATACCGATAACAAGCAGCAACTGCCTGCGAATACCTTGGCACCCGGCCTTTGGAAATTGCAGGTCGACTGGCAGTCAGCCGGGAAGGCTTTTTTTACAGAACAAGTGTTAGTGCTTTAA
- a CDS encoding sulfite exporter TauE/SafE family protein, whose product MLVTAFILGLFGSVHCVGMCGPIALALPLSRGQQWQIIQSSMAYNMGRVVTYALIGLVFGLLGRGIEVAGFQKVFSVTIGLFLLTFALAPQRMEAFILKWPGLRQLFPFVKENIKHLFHKSTLQSTFTIGLLNGLLPCGLVYLAIAGAMTAGSMLSGAQFMAAFGFGTFPMMLGLTLLGQYLKPNYRHWLRKLAPAIMAAFALLLISRGLNIPLPRQLEFWQAMQHPVLCH is encoded by the coding sequence ATGTTAGTAACGGCATTCATACTCGGACTTTTTGGCAGCGTTCACTGTGTAGGCATGTGTGGCCCCATCGCTTTGGCCTTGCCCCTGAGTCGCGGGCAGCAATGGCAGATCATACAGTCTAGTATGGCCTACAATATGGGGCGGGTAGTAACTTATGCCCTCATCGGATTGGTCTTTGGCTTGCTAGGCAGGGGCATCGAAGTGGCTGGGTTCCAGAAAGTATTTTCGGTCACCATTGGCCTCTTTTTATTGACTTTCGCTTTGGCTCCCCAGCGAATGGAAGCCTTTATCCTGAAATGGCCGGGGCTTCGTCAGCTTTTTCCCTTTGTCAAAGAAAATATAAAACACCTCTTCCACAAATCCACGCTCCAATCCACCTTCACCATCGGCCTGCTCAATGGTCTGTTGCCCTGTGGCTTGGTATACCTGGCTATTGCGGGCGCCATGACCGCTGGTAGCATGCTTTCTGGTGCCCAGTTTATGGCTGCTTTTGGCTTTGGCACCTTCCCCATGATGCTTGGTCTAACGCTTCTGGGGCAATATTTAAAACCGAATTACCGCCACTGGTTACGCAAATTAGCTCCCGCAATTATGGCCGCCTTCGCCCTCCTTCTCATTAGCCGCGGACTCAATATTCCCCTGCCCAGACAGCTTGAATTTTGGCAAGCGATGCAACATCCAGTCCTTTGTCATTAG
- a CDS encoding sulfatase — protein sequence MRKVIGLLAALVYFGSLGCQLDNRKASRPEEAGKPNIVYVLADQWRAQATGYNGDPNLSGKTPNLDRLAAHAVNFKNAISVTPVCTPYRAALLTGQYPTTTGMIFNDLHLPEESITMAELFKASGYKTGYIGKWHLDGMGRFAYTPPERRQGFDYWKALECSHEYTDLVYYEGDNKEKKHWEGYGPYAETQDAISYIQQHAESGHPFLLVLAWGSPHFPYHNTPDEMQQQFDPEDIILRENVTEEQRDEAKKQSAGYYAHILGLDKCIGQLQQAIEKGGITENTIFVFTSDHGEMMGSHGVRPRQKQVPWAESVRVPFLLRYPAKYKDKIEVEAPINTPDILPTLLSMADLPIPGFIEGEDMSEAIDHEEAGRRKAALIMNVSPFADKGEAYRGIYTSRYAYVKTGDGPWLLFDNVKDPLQMNNLLNQPGYEQLQHEMERVLQQELKKVGDEFRPREYYIDKWGYELTEGGYIDYSEGAPFQGPGLNK from the coding sequence ATGAGAAAAGTAATCGGACTACTTGCTGCTTTAGTCTATTTCGGATCATTGGGCTGTCAGCTCGATAATCGTAAGGCATCCAGACCGGAGGAGGCTGGGAAGCCAAACATCGTCTATGTACTGGCCGATCAGTGGAGGGCGCAGGCCACCGGCTACAACGGTGACCCAAATCTGAGCGGAAAGACGCCAAACCTGGACAGGCTGGCCGCTCATGCCGTGAATTTTAAAAATGCGATTTCCGTCACCCCCGTTTGCACCCCCTACAGGGCGGCCCTCCTTACCGGGCAATACCCAACTACTACTGGCATGATCTTCAATGATCTTCATTTGCCGGAGGAAAGTATTACCATGGCGGAACTTTTTAAAGCATCCGGTTATAAAACGGGGTATATTGGTAAATGGCACCTGGATGGCATGGGGCGATTTGCCTATACGCCTCCCGAACGCAGACAGGGGTTTGACTATTGGAAGGCGCTGGAGTGCTCCCATGAATACACGGATCTTGTTTATTACGAAGGAGATAATAAAGAGAAAAAACACTGGGAGGGCTATGGTCCCTATGCGGAAACTCAAGACGCCATATCCTATATTCAACAACATGCAGAAAGCGGCCATCCGTTTCTATTGGTGCTGGCCTGGGGTTCGCCCCACTTCCCCTACCATAATACACCCGATGAAATGCAACAGCAATTTGATCCGGAAGACATCATTTTACGCGAAAATGTAACGGAAGAACAGCGGGACGAAGCCAAAAAACAGTCCGCAGGGTACTATGCCCACATTCTAGGCCTGGATAAATGCATAGGCCAGCTGCAACAAGCCATTGAGAAAGGGGGAATCACCGAAAATACCATCTTTGTTTTCACCTCAGATCACGGTGAAATGATGGGCTCCCACGGCGTCCGTCCTAGACAAAAACAGGTGCCCTGGGCGGAATCTGTAAGGGTACCCTTCCTGCTGAGGTATCCGGCAAAGTATAAAGATAAGATCGAAGTGGAGGCGCCGATCAATACCCCTGATATTCTTCCTACCCTTCTTTCCATGGCCGACTTACCTATTCCCGGATTTATTGAGGGGGAAGATATGTCCGAAGCAATAGATCATGAAGAGGCAGGCAGGAGAAAGGCTGCACTCATTATGAATGTCTCTCCTTTTGCCGACAAGGGGGAAGCCTACCGCGGTATTTATACCAGTCGATATGCCTACGTTAAAACAGGCGACGGCCCCTGGTTGCTATTCGATAATGTCAAGGATCCCCTGCAAATGAATAACCTGCTCAATCAGCCCGGATATGAGCAGCTACAGCATGAGATGGAAAGGGTACTTCAGCAAGAATTGAAAAAGGTAGGGGACGAGTTCAGACCAAGGGAGTATTACATTGATAAGTGGGGTTATGAACTTACTGAAGGTGGGTATATTGATTATTCAGAAGGCGCCCCCTTCCAAGGACCGGGTTTGAACAAGTAA